The sequence below is a genomic window from Salvelinus namaycush isolate Seneca chromosome 2, SaNama_1.0, whole genome shotgun sequence.
aattagccttttaaaatgataaacttggattagctaacacaaggtgccactggaacacaggagtgatggttgctgataatgggcctctgtacacttatgtagatattacattaaaaaatctgccatttccagctacaatagtcaacatatacactatttctgatcaatatgttattttaaaaatggaccaaaaaaaagaagcttttctttcaaaaacaaggacatttataagtgaccccaaacttttgaacgatagtgtatgcCTGTTaggttctacacctgttgtagaactgattaatgtgcttaattttaagaatgtatTTGGCCACTTAACAAAACATATGCCTACATGAGGTGTgcggcatcattcacaagtgatagattaatattgtcacccatcagactgttCTTGATTTAATCTCATCTTTAAATACAGTGCATgcggaagtattcagaccgcttgacattttccacattttgttacagccctattctaaaatggaaatCGTTTTTtcctctcaatctacacacaataccctataatgacaaagcaaaaacaggttaaaatgttttgcaaatgtataaaaaataaaaatcaaattttCATAAGAATTCTGACCCTTtactttggcagggattacagcctctagtcatctttggtatgatgctaccagcttggcacacctttatttggggaatttctcccattcttctctgcagatactctcaagctctgtcaggttggattgggagtatagctgcatagctattttcaggtctctccagagatgttcaatctggtttaagtccgggctctggctgggccactcaagaacattcagagacttgtcccgaagccactcctgcgttgtcttggctgtgtgcttagggttgttgtgctgttcgaaggtgaaccttcaccccagtctgagatcctgagcgctctggagcaggttttcatcaagaatctctaaTTTGtgcagttcatctttccctcgatcctgacctgTCTCCAAACGtgatacttggcattcaggccaaaagagttcaatcttggtttcatcagaccagagaatattgtttctcatgatcagtcctttaggtgccttttggaaaactccaagcgggctgtcatgggtCTTTCACCGAGTATTGGCttcggtctggccactctaccaggcctgattggtggagagctgcagagatcggagaaccttccagaaggacaaccatctccacagaggaactctgtcagagtgaccatcaggttcttggtcacctccctgaccaaggcccttttccccccaaTTGCTCAATTtaaccgggcggccagctctaggaagactcttggtggttccaaacttcctccatttaagaatgatggaggccactgtgttcttgtggaccttcaatgctgcagaaatgttttggtactcttccccagatctgtgcctcgacaatccTGTCagggcgctctacggacaattcctttgacctcatggcttggtttttgctctgacaaactgtcaactgtgggaccttatatagacaggtgtgcctttccaaatcatgtctaatcaattgtatttaccacaggtggactccaagttgtagaaaatttcataacaaagggtctgaatacttaggtaaataaggtatttctgtttattatttataaaaaacagtttttgctttgtcattatggggtattgtctgtagattgaggATAAAGCTGTaatctaacaaaatgtggaagggaaggggtctgaatactttccgaatgcactgtatactaaataatatgtttTGATTCATAATGGACCATTATCACGCACCTGTCTCAaaacaggggcaggggaaaaCAATACATGTTATCGATGCacttatatagggaatagaggacgcttttcctgtgccagccaggtaggctatacttctgttgcttctctttacaatgtgcttaatattaggaaagttgaaataaatagtagctgatgggatcctctttttaaGAGGCCATCACTCGGTTTtgtcacgcaattgcatagcttATAGAAATGTTACGCAACATGCTCTCATGAAGTGTATAATTAGATTTTTgatcacatttgcattgatgtcagtgattagagggacaatagagtgcggagtaccaggcagttagcaagtttggaaggctactaatgaccatcagcagcatcagagcttggagaagcctaattactgtgactaaacgGTCAAGTGGAATTTGGCTGCCGTCATGACTCGTGATCGccagtaatacggtcaccataacagccctaTGTACACCAATGTTAACATTAAAATAATCACTTGAATTAGCTTACTTGTAGCTGTGTTGGTGTCATGTTCACCAATGCTATGATGCGTCCCTGAAACTGCAAATAATTATATAATCATGCATAGGGACAGAATGTTATTACCATGGTCTAGACTCTAGAGAAATCTAACGTAGTTGATTCAACTAATAGTCAAGCCCTTGATTACACTGGGCTAGATTTACTTGGATTTGCTCTACCTTGTATTGTGGGTGGAACAGTCGATGTTATTGATGCTGATATGGTTGTTGGTTTCAAAGGAATGTCATTGACATCTATGAAATAGAAATGCACAATGGTTATTTTGTATTGCACCTTCATGCATACACCACTGTTACACAGAGGGATTTAAAGAAGAAAGATCAATGACAATGTTCCTTATCATAGTCTGATGGTGCAACCCACTGGGCACGcagttgaatcaacgttgtttcaaagTCATTTGTCAACCTATTGTGACATGGAATCTGTTGAAAACACGTTTACCAAAAGGAGTCACTGTTCAAGCAGCAATCGTTGGACTGTGGCTTCACATTTTACTTTAGTTAATGGCATGACATTGAATCAATGACTGATTCAAACATACCATTTTACTATCAACATtgaaaggtcaaataaaatatgtCTAATCAAATATTAAATTAATAATAATTTCAAACACCCAATCTTGACTATAGACCCTTTTCCAGTACACGACACACTGACGTCATGCACAGATGCTCGCGACTCTTGGCGGCAGTAAGAAAGCAATTGCCATCTGCGCCCATTCAACATAGCCTAGATTTAGGtttttattacttctaaacaaaatgTTCGGGTTCTCATACGCTTACAAATACATCTTGATTCTTGCTTGAACAGTCTAATATTATTTTTTGGTTGTGATCTTTGCAAAATAATTATTTTGGATGCAGTAGTTAGCTGGAATGGTAACGCTCATTGACATTGGCTAGCTTTTGCTACAGCCTAAGAGACATTTTACTAGTTGAAGTTgaagtgttttaaaaaaaaaagtataatgcAATTGATATGCAATGATAATGACAAACATTATATTCATACaagcaggacattcatacgagccttaaaatccaattataatccaaaagtagtgtgaaatgcactcggAAGCAACATGTAAAGAGGCTTTTTTTTGCTGGCGTTCTATAAGAACTGCATGTTCTGCCACCAACTTCCATGCATCGCCCTCGTGCagcaatgtttgcaaacacagaaagggttCTATAGGAAGGAAAAGATTTTACATTTCTACATGGAATTTTCTATGCAAATTTCAACAAACATTGTTCTGATGATTATTTTGAAATTTGATTGATGTAACAACCTGTTAGTCAAGTAATTCattgtatttaagttgaagttttaGCTAAATTACAATGTTTACAACACTGGTTGGAATAACAAACAGTACtggttgattactttttgcaaatccaaatgTTTTTTCCATGTCACTCACAATAGggtgacaaattacattgaaacaacattgattcaaccagtggatGCATGCAGTGTCTAGATGTAGGGTGTTCGCAGATCATTTATCAAACATAAATGGAATTCATACCTTTGCATTCAGGACAGAATGAGTTATATTCACCATCTTCATCGCACTCAATGGATTTGTTTCCAATGAGGGTGTAACCTTCATGACAGGAATACTGTATGACATCCCCATACTCTGGAAACTGTTTGTCAGGCTTCTCTGAGATCATGCCATTCATTATATCAATAGGTTCTTCACAAGTTACCACTGAGGGAGACATACATGGGTGCATTATATTTGTTAGTGCTGAGCGACTAACCAAATTATAATTTTTGGGCTATTAAACGACTAATTGACCAAAGTCTTTTTTGTGAGCCAGATTCGCCGTTTCTCTAGACCGAAATCAAATCATTCACAATAGAAATCAAGTCGAGGGGCAAATCGCAATTGCATACTCCTTACGTCccatctccttctcaaaaccccttttttctctctcatccAATATTTTTGAGAAGGAGAGGACGTGAGGAccatgcaattgagattctcccaagaACTATGTGGGATGCTGGGCTAAAGGAAGTTGTAGTTTATTAACACTACATTCATGTGAATTGCAGGGCCCTAATTTTCTGCCTGATTCCATTGAATTTCCCCCAAAATTCTATTCTGTTTTTTCCAGgtttctgtttccctctgttTTTTCAGGTTTTCCACAAAAAAAATCAAAACAAAATCACTTTAATAGAAAAAATATTCTgaacaaaatgcaacaatttaagattttactgagttacagttcatatgaggaaatcagtcaattaaattcattaggccctaatcgatggatttcacatgaatgggaatacagatatgcatctgttggtcacaaaaaAAAAAAGCCTCAATGGggctcaggatctcatcacggtatttttgtgcatCCAATTGCTAATCaataaatgcaattgtgttcgttgttcgTAGCTTATGGCTGCCCATACCATATTTttcacatttaaataaaaaataaataataataattaattctctggcaacagcaccGGTGGACATTCTacattcagcatgccaattgcacgctcgcTCAAaacttctgtggcattgtgttgtgacaaaactggacattttagagtggcattttattgtcacaaggtgcacctgtgtaatgatcatgcagtttaatcagcttcttgatatgacatacctgtctggtggatggattatctttgcaaaggagaaatgctcactaacagggatgtaaacaaatttgtgggcAAAAGTTAAGAGAAATacggtttgtgtgtgtatgtaacatttctgaaatcttttatttcagctcatgaaacgtgggacactttatatatttttgtacagtGTAATTTGGATTTTCTAAGTCCGCAACAGTGCTTCAACCACAACAGGAGACCACTTTTAAGGTCTGGGATTATTATTAAATTGTACTTGttacccaattggtagttagtcaaTGTTTTGGTAATTGAACGGTCACTATTTTTGGCTCTAAAATAATAATCGAACGGAAACGGCAGTAATTTGTGTTCTTCATTCAAACAAGTTCAATGCCTTAGATGTCCAAGGAGTGTCAATGGCAAATATGTAAGATTTACCTTCACATCTTGATCTTCCACTCCAACCTGTGGCATAACACTGCCTGTAACTTGATCCCTGAACTTGATAGCTAGAGGTGgagagagcatgtgtgtgtgagagagaggaggggggggagggggggtctgGCATTGAATCTTTGTGCAAAATAATTCCCCCATACTATGATGATACATCAGATATTGAAGCATACTCACCCTTTATCACAAATTGCTCTTGCTGAAGCACCAAAAAGCGTCCCTCCCTTAGCAAAATAATTCCCCCATACTATGATGATACATCAGATATTGAAGCATACTCACCCTTTATCACAAATTGCTCTTGCTGAAGCACCAAAAAGCGTCCCTCCCTTATCAAACTCATATGTCAAATGTGGCATCTCCTTGGGTGCACCGCAGTCCTTTTCTGAAATGAATAATCAGCGAGGTAATGGAAGCATTAAAACAATCAACCAACAGTAAACGCTCAACAATCGCACTTGACAGAAGAGGGGCTAGTATTTTGCCGCCTACTTTTGCAGATTAATTCCAGGGTGCTCCACTCTCCACTCGTGCAGGTGATGCTTTCAGATCCTTGCTCTTTCATGTAGCCGTTGGCACATTGAAACGTGACTTCCGAGCCCTCCGGAAAATCGTTCTTTAGGAGCGCATCATTCGTTAGAAAGACATTTTGATTTGCCTCCACTTGAGGTTTGGGACATTCAGCTGAGGATATGATACAGTAAAATAGGTAAACTCCACACACAGATAGAATTACGTTAGCCAGTTCAAGTTAGCAacgtatgtagctagctaagcaaaACATTTTCAGGTAAAACTTCTATCAACCTTATCTAGGAAAGGGTTACCATGGCTAGAAACTCACTCACAATCTCCACTTGTTATAAAGATAAGGCATATCAAGCACTTGGTCCATGAAtttgaataaaacattttaaagtcGAATTTATGTGAAGACAAGTCAGTGTCTCGACCTAACAATTTCTCTATCCTTGTTGAGTATCTATAGCTTACTAATCAGTCCCAGACCATCgacgacttcaactgtgtgttgaTCATTTCACTTTATAGCAACTGTGCGGGGCTTGACGTAACACCACGCGCAGCGTGCCCCTCCCGAGCCAGTGACGTACGGCGGTGAGTTAATCTTTGTTACTCATTCCAATTCTTTGGACACGCCACACCTCTATAGATTAATGCCAAAGTCTAGACCAGTTTGACTAATTCACTACGCAAACACCATATACAAATTATTTTATCTGAATAATTTATTGGAGACCGAAAAAACGAAGTGAAACGCACTCTGAGACCATCAAGACCCATTTCTCACCCCATTGGCCCTTGGTATAaagtctaataataataataataatacattgaaAGTAATAACCTAATAATACATCCCAACGTGGAAATGTGGGTAATATTTGATTGACATGTTGATCAATGACATTTCAACCAACCTATTCACCCATTTtaaattcccaatgtgttataaCTATATGCTTTCggccatctaaaagcacaacaaaATTCCAATGAAAACGatcagatttttggtttagttgtcatctaaatgtgttatcactgtgctttcaaccatttgaaagcacaacaaagttcaaatgggaatataATGTCAGATATGTTGTATTTATACAACAA
It includes:
- the LOC120024727 gene encoding complement decay-accelerating factor-like, with translation MFYSNSWTKCLICLIFITSGDSECPKPQVEANQNVFLTNDALLKNDFPEGSEVTFQCANGYMKEQGSESITCTSGEWSTLELICKKKDCGAPKEMPHLTYEFDKGGTLFGASARAICDKGYQVQGSSYRQCYATGWSGRSRCEVVTCEEPIDIMNGMISEKPDKQFPEYGDVIQYSCHEGYTLIGNKSIECDEDGEYNSFCPECKDVNDIPLKPTTISASITSTVPPTIQVSGTHHSIGEHDTNTATNVNDIPLKPITTSTVPPTIQDFSSSHAAVVGSVIGFVIVTLIVLFVYRFQKMKGSYQTGEDSRRKEELLQFQND